TGTTTTTTTCTGCTAATTCACAGATTTCTACGCCCGATTCGATGCTGTCGCAGTATGGTTTTTCGACCAGGAATGGCTTGCCTGCCGCGGCTGCATCGCGCATGACGCCTGCGTGATGTCGGGTGTGCGTTGCTATTGCCAGGGCGTCGATGTCGTCCCGCGCGATGACTTCCCGATGGTCGAGTTCGTATTTTACGTTAAAATTTTCAGATGCGTTTTTGGCGCGTTCTTCATCCAGGTCGCACACGAGTGCGAGTTCGGCTTCATCGCATCCCAATAGCTCGCGCGCATGCGACGGTCCGCGTTGTCCTGTGCCAATTACTGCAACCCGTATTTTATTTGACATAATACGCTCCTTTTATCCGTGAACATGATTTTGAGGGTAAAAAGTAACTACCAATCTCTCTATACGTCAACAAAAATAGCCCGTCTTTGTTCTTCTGTCTTGACAAGTGCTCAGAGGTGTCAGTACTTTTGGTTTAACAGGTAGTGAGATACCTATAAAGTGGATACGGAGGATTCAATGAGCGATATAGGTGGAAAAATAGGTGCTGCACCCATTACGGCTCCGGGTTGGCCCGCGAAGTCCAGAGCAGGTGTTGCGATTGTCGATTGCGATGTACACCACAATTTTCGCCGCCCGGAAGATTTGTTGCCGCATCTTTCCAAATTTTATCAGGAGCATCTCTACGATCAGGGTTTGCATTTGCCCGGTGGTGGATATCCCAATATGCCTTTCCGCGCCAATCGACCGGATTTGAAAGATCCGGATCTCAAGGAGCGGGATTTCAATTTTTCCGTTGCGTTTTTGCAGAAGGAGCATCTTGACCGCTGGCATATCGATTACGCGCTGTTGACGGGTCCACCGCCTTTTTACGGGTATTCGGGTTTGCCGGATCCGGATTGGGCGGCTGCGCTGTGTCGCGCGTTTAATGATTGGACGATTGAGCACTGGCTCAGTCGCGATGACCGTCTCGTCAATGCGATTCTCATTTCGCCTACTGATCCGTCTCAGGCGGTCGATGAAATCAACAGGCTGGCGCATCGCAAAGATACGGTTGCGGTGATGGTGCCGATGGGTACGATGATGCCTTTTGGTAATCGCTTTTACCATCCGATATGGGAGGCGTGTGAGGATCACGGGTTGCCGGTGGTTTCTCATGTGGGTGGCGGCGGTGGGGCGACGCGGAATGTTCCGACTCCAGTGGGTTTTCCCACGTATTATATGGAGTCCAGGATGAGCCGACCATATATGGCGAGTTCTCATGCGGCGTCGCTGATTTGCGAGGGTGTTTTTGAGAAGTTTCCAAATTTGAAGTTTGCGCTTATTGAAGCACAGCAGTTCTGGGCTGTTCCGCTGATGTGGCACATGGATTCGGATTGGAAGGCGTTGCGCGACCAGACGCCGTGGCTCAAGCGGTTGCCGAGCGCGTATTTCCGCGACCATATTCGGGTTGGCTCACAGCCTTTGCACGAGCCTGAGCACCCCGAGCAGATACACCAGATGCTGGATATGTTGCACGCCGATGAGACCCTTATTTATTGTTCAGATTTTCCCCATTTTGACTGGAATGATCCCGTGACGACATTTCCCAGGCTGGCGGAGGATTTGCACCAGCGCATTTTTGCGGATAATGCCCTGGAGATGCTGCGTATGGAGGTTGTGTAAATGGCGCGTATTGTAGTTGCCAGGGTCTCGGAGATATCGCCTGGACAGCGCAAAATTGTGGTGCCATTTCGCGGGCGCGCCGGGATTGGCATTTTTAATGTGGGGGGGACGTTTTACGCGGTTCGCAATATTTGTCCGCATAAGAATGGTCCGCTTTGCACAGGGACACTTGGCGGCCGGGTGACGACTCATGCGCCGCCTTCCACGGGGGCGGGCGAGATTTCCATTGATGGCGATGGCGAGATTTTGCACTGTCCGTGGCATCAGTGGTCTTTTGAAATCTCAACTGGACGCTGTCTGGTGGATCCGGAGGTGTATGTCAAGACCTACGCGGTAGAAATTGACGGCGATGATGTTGTCGTCACTTATGATGACTAAGGTCGTTATGGCACGCGCTCAACCTTCAGAGGATGTATCAGAACAAAAACGGCCGGTTATTACCGTACGGGCGGTTGTATTGGGCGTGGCTACGGGGGTTTTGCTCAATACTTATACGAATTACACGGGCATGGTGCTCGTCAATAGCGCGCTGGTTAAGTCGCAACTCCCGATGTCTGTGTTGCTGCCTTTTGTGGGATGGATTGGCGTCAATCTCGTTCTC
The window above is part of the Gemmatimonadota bacterium genome. Proteins encoded here:
- a CDS encoding amidohydrolase family protein, with the protein product MSDIGGKIGAAPITAPGWPAKSRAGVAIVDCDVHHNFRRPEDLLPHLSKFYQEHLYDQGLHLPGGGYPNMPFRANRPDLKDPDLKERDFNFSVAFLQKEHLDRWHIDYALLTGPPPFYGYSGLPDPDWAAALCRAFNDWTIEHWLSRDDRLVNAILISPTDPSQAVDEINRLAHRKDTVAVMVPMGTMMPFGNRFYHPIWEACEDHGLPVVSHVGGGGGATRNVPTPVGFPTYYMESRMSRPYMASSHAASLICEGVFEKFPNLKFALIEAQQFWAVPLMWHMDSDWKALRDQTPWLKRLPSAYFRDHIRVGSQPLHEPEHPEQIHQMLDMLHADETLIYCSDFPHFDWNDPVTTFPRLAEDLHQRIFADNALEMLRMEVV
- a CDS encoding Rieske (2Fe-2S) protein — translated: MARIVVARVSEISPGQRKIVVPFRGRAGIGIFNVGGTFYAVRNICPHKNGPLCTGTLGGRVTTHAPPSTGAGEISIDGDGEILHCPWHQWSFEISTGRCLVDPEVYVKTYAVEIDGDDVVVTYDD